TGGCTCGCCGATCTGATCGCCCGTCGGGGCGCGCAGCTCGGCATCGGCGGCGCGGCCACCGAATTGCTGGTCGTCGCGCTGGCCTTCGCCCTTGCGCTGCTGGCGGGGCTCGGCATGGCCGCGCGCCTCGTTCTCGGCTTCCGCCTGCCGGCCGCCTGGCGCGCGGCGCCGGGCCAGATCGCTACCGGATGGCGCGGCGGCGACGCATTCCAGACAGTGCAGCCTGCCCGCGAGACGCAAGTGCCTTCGGCGCAGCTTTCGCGCGCCGCCGCGGTGGCGGAAGCCGTCGCGCACGTCCAGCGGCGCGAAGCAGCAGCGGCGCAGGCGAGCATGTCGGGGACGGCTTCCCATAGCGCGACAACCAAGGCATCGGGACGCGACATGCCGCAATCGCCCCCTGCCCCGCTCGGCCAGAGCCAAAGCCATCGCCGCCGCGCGCAGGGCCGCGTGTCCGCCAGCGCCGGGCGAAGGGACCGCACCGCATGAAGAACAAGTCGCGCGAGGCGCTCGACGCCTATTATCGTGAAGCGGGCAGCTGGGCCGAGGACCAGCAGACTGCCTTGCGCGCATCGCGCCGCACGGCATGGATCGTCGCTAGCGTCGCCGTCGCGGTGTCGCTGATGCTGGCGCTCGCCCTGCTGATGCTGACGCCGCTCAAGATAGTCGAGCCCTATACGCTGCTCGTCGACAAGCAGACCGGCTTCGTCCAGGCGCTCAAGCCGCTCGATGCGCAACAGGTCAGCGGCAATACCGCGCTTACCCAAAGCTTCCTCGTCCAATATGTCATCGCGCGCGAGAGCTTCGACATTTCCGCAGTGCAGTCCAATTACCGCAAGGTCTCGCTCTGGTCGCAGGGCGATGCGCGGACCGCGTATATCGCAGGCGTCCAGGCTTCGAACCCGGACAGCCCGCTCGCGCGGCTCCCCCGCACCACGGTGATCGAGACGCGGGTGAAGAGCGTCTCGCCGATCGGGCAGAATGCCGCGCTGGTTCGCTTCGACACGGTGCGGCGCGATGCCGGTGGCCGCACCGAGGCGCCGCGCGCCTGGGTGTCGGTGATCCGCTATCGCTATTCGGGCGAGCCGATGAGCCTGGAAGATCGCTTCGTGAATCCGCTAGGCTTCGAAGTGACGCGCTACCAGCGCAACGCCGAAGCCGCGCCGACGCCCGAACCGACTCCGCTGCCCAAAACCCAAGCGACCCCTGCTGCGCTCGTTCCCGCTACACCCTCGCCGCTGCCGGCTCCGCGCCCGGCGCAGCCCGAAGTCGAATTGTGAGGGCGTGGCTCGCCGCCTTGCTGTTGCTCGCGCCGCCGGCTGCGCTGGCGCAGGCCGATACCCTGCCGCCGCCGCCCAATCCGCGCTTCCAGTCGGTTGAATATAGCGCCGACACGGTGTTCACCCTGCGCGCCGCCCCGGGCTATCAGATCATCGTCGAACTCGCGCCCGACGAACGCGTCGAGAATGTCGCGGTCGGCGACAGCAGCGGCTGGCAAGTCACCGCCAACCGCCGCGGCGATCGGCTGTTCGTCAAGGCGGTGCGCGGCGACGTGAGCACCAACATGACGGTGATCACCGACGCGCGGCTCTATTCGTTCGAGCTGGTGCCGCTGCCTGGGCCACAGCCCGACATGGCCTATGCCCTGCGCTTCCGATATCCGACGCC
This genomic stretch from Sphingomonas sp. LM7 harbors:
- a CDS encoding virB8 family protein; this encodes MKNKSREALDAYYREAGSWAEDQQTALRASRRTAWIVASVAVAVSLMLALALLMLTPLKIVEPYTLLVDKQTGFVQALKPLDAQQVSGNTALTQSFLVQYVIARESFDISAVQSNYRKVSLWSQGDARTAYIAGVQASNPDSPLARLPRTTVIETRVKSVSPIGQNAALVRFDTVRRDAGGRTEAPRAWVSVIRYRYSGEPMSLEDRFVNPLGFEVTRYQRNAEAAPTPEPTPLPKTQATPAALVPATPSPLPAPRPAQPEVEL
- a CDS encoding TrbG/VirB9 family P-type conjugative transfer protein, with product MRAWLAALLLLAPPAALAQADTLPPPPNPRFQSVEYSADTVFTLRAAPGYQIIVELAPDERVENVAVGDSSGWQVTANRRGDRLFVKAVRGDVSTNMTVITDARLYSFELVPLPGPQPDMAYALRFRYPTPAGATAEAAPEPQLGRYKMRGTKALLPSGMHDDGVHTYIEWPPERSLPAIYAVNDQGKETLVNGMMRDGRMVIDSIQAKLIFRIDNRSATAVRVVARGR